One part of the Azospirillum sp. B510 genome encodes these proteins:
- the hmgA gene encoding homogentisate 1,2-dioxygenase: protein MTSPAFTYQSGFGNEFATEALPGALPVGRNSPQRPPYGLYAEQISGTAFTAPRAHNRRSWLYRIRPAVIHEPFQPMAPGRLTSRFDEVPAPPTQLRWNPPPMPDAPTDFVAGLVTMGGNGGPQAQTGCGIHLYAANRSMEGRFFYDADGELLIVPQQGRLRLFTELGVLEVEPQEIALVPRGIRFRVELPDGAARGYVCENFGAPFRLPDLGPIGSNGLANPRDFLTPNAWYEDVEGAFELVAKFDGALWRARIGHSPLDVVAWHGTHAPCKYDLRRFNTIGSISFDHPDPSIFLVLHAPSDTPGVDAIDFVIFPPRWLVQEDSFRPPWFHRNVASEFMGLIHGVYDAKEEGFLPGGASLHNCMSGHGPDAETFARATAADTSRPQRVADTMAFMVETRAVIRPTRHALETADLQHDYYRCWQGLAKRFDPQRP from the coding sequence ATGACATCCCCCGCCTTCACCTACCAGTCCGGCTTCGGCAACGAGTTCGCGACGGAGGCGCTGCCAGGCGCCCTGCCGGTCGGCCGCAACTCGCCCCAGCGCCCGCCCTACGGCCTCTATGCCGAGCAGATCAGCGGCACCGCCTTCACGGCGCCCCGCGCGCACAACCGCCGCTCCTGGCTGTACCGCATCCGCCCGGCGGTGATTCATGAGCCGTTCCAGCCGATGGCGCCCGGCCGGCTGACCAGCCGTTTCGACGAGGTGCCGGCCCCGCCGACGCAGCTGCGCTGGAATCCGCCGCCGATGCCGGACGCCCCCACCGACTTCGTCGCCGGCCTCGTCACCATGGGCGGCAACGGCGGGCCGCAGGCGCAGACCGGCTGCGGCATCCATCTCTACGCCGCCAACCGGTCGATGGAAGGCCGCTTCTTCTATGACGCCGACGGCGAGCTGCTGATCGTGCCGCAGCAGGGACGCCTGCGCCTGTTCACCGAGCTTGGCGTGCTGGAGGTCGAACCGCAGGAGATCGCCCTCGTCCCGCGCGGCATCCGCTTCCGGGTCGAGCTGCCGGACGGCGCCGCGCGCGGCTATGTCTGCGAGAATTTCGGCGCGCCCTTCCGCCTGCCCGATCTCGGTCCCATCGGCTCCAACGGGCTGGCCAACCCCCGCGATTTCCTGACGCCGAACGCCTGGTACGAGGATGTCGAAGGCGCGTTCGAGCTGGTGGCGAAGTTCGACGGCGCCCTGTGGCGCGCCCGCATCGGCCATTCGCCGCTGGACGTGGTGGCCTGGCACGGCACGCACGCGCCCTGCAAATACGACCTGCGCCGCTTCAACACCATCGGTTCGATCAGCTTCGATCATCCCGACCCGTCGATCTTCCTGGTGCTGCACGCGCCCAGCGACACCCCCGGCGTCGACGCCATCGACTTCGTCATCTTCCCGCCGCGCTGGCTGGTGCAGGAGGACAGCTTCCGCCCGCCCTGGTTCCACCGCAACGTCGCCAGCGAATTCATGGGCCTGATCCACGGCGTCTATGACGCCAAGGAGGAGGGGTTCCTGCCCGGCGGCGCCAGCTTGCACAATTGCATGAGCGGCCACGGCCCCGATGCCGAGACCTTCGCCAGGGCGACCGCCGCCGACACCAGCCGGCCGCAGCGGGTCGCCGACACCATGGCCTTCATGGTCGAAACGCGCGCGGTGATCCGCCCGACACGGCACGCACTGGAAACCGCCGACCTTCAGCACGATTATTACCGATGCTGGCAGGGGCTGGCGAAACGCTTCGACCCGCAACGCCCGTAA
- a CDS encoding ABC transporter transmembrane domain-containing protein, producing the protein MDRNLFQFIWKYSGRQQILLALLTVASFPVLYASLELPKVIINRALSDPQPIRQLLGVPMGPVTYLLVLCFTFLALVLANGAFKMRINTLKGVVGERQVRRLRFMLLDRMLRFPLPHFSKVSQGELISTVAAETEPLAGFIGDAFAQPLYQGGTMVTILLFLFIQQPTIGLVSVALIPVQAYIIPKLQLKVKLLGKDRVRKVRQLSERIGESVENIREVRVNGTVRYVLADFSQYLGSIYWIRLEIYKRKYFVKFLNNFINQITPFFLFSIGGYLVLDGDMTIGALVAALSAFKDLTAPWKELLDYYQNMIDAQIKYEQIAEQFSPPFLFDWTPPSPATPADLKAPLRLEAVTWANEYGDRMLQRLSLEVAPGALVGIAGTNALALRRLAEVLVRLSPPTSGRIAIGDRPLDELPLELLGRRMAYAGPEPRMFTGSMMQNMTYGLRHRPPADDPETMSPARRREIVEAEASGNSADSMDGIWTDFAMIGATDWTSLRPWFMQCLAATGGEAAVYQRGLREVFDPDDYPFVAQPLLRARHWLRDAISERGMDALLARFERDQFNPYASLAENMLAGLPDGKRLTVARMVCNPTIRDLMETHGLWDSAVRLGRRFAMRVVAVYRDSADGDVMIMRYPHIDDALFEELVEAVTRLKRRSERPQRRHQEADTLLFATMFLMIVPKRDGMGFVPPAEREAIMAIRHRLLDDMPHELRDKVAVFHPDLYHPRLNVMDNLLFGRITTEDPRAITQLRALVDEALERTDARAFVLILVALGEVGIGGSLLPISVRQRVQLIRGLMKKPDIFVIYQALNSYDPEERLRIFRSMKELLPTMTMIVLEERITDDPAFDALYDLEDGRLVRRGQHGADHDEDTMPGEAEGMDEPALRLLSRSPVFSDLPEMVLRRLLSASDWRTVAAGDFIYRSGEQSDYVFVLAEGEGEQVRLMPDGQPPLHIAYIKPPEVIGELELLAGVRRFSSFRARSDVRLLRLDGATMMRQLSSTPDLPMRVIRQIGKRLTSEAPSGATPATQIPLPPREREGAQAELGKGEG; encoded by the coding sequence ATGGACCGCAATCTGTTTCAGTTCATTTGGAAGTACAGCGGACGCCAGCAGATCCTGCTCGCCCTGCTGACGGTCGCCTCCTTTCCGGTGCTCTACGCCTCGCTGGAGCTGCCGAAGGTCATCATCAACCGGGCCTTGTCCGATCCCCAGCCGATCCGCCAGCTGCTGGGTGTCCCGATGGGGCCGGTGACCTATCTGCTGGTGCTGTGCTTCACCTTCCTGGCGCTGGTGCTCGCCAACGGCGCCTTCAAGATGCGGATCAACACCCTGAAGGGGGTGGTCGGCGAACGGCAGGTGCGGCGGCTGCGCTTCATGCTGCTCGACCGCATGCTGCGCTTCCCGCTGCCGCATTTCTCCAAGGTCAGCCAGGGGGAGCTGATCTCCACCGTCGCGGCGGAGACCGAGCCGCTGGCCGGCTTCATCGGCGACGCCTTCGCCCAGCCGCTCTACCAGGGCGGCACGATGGTGACCATCCTGCTGTTCCTGTTCATCCAGCAGCCGACCATCGGGCTGGTGTCGGTCGCCCTCATCCCGGTGCAGGCCTACATCATCCCGAAGCTCCAGCTGAAGGTAAAGCTGCTGGGCAAGGATCGGGTGCGCAAGGTCCGTCAACTCTCCGAACGTATCGGCGAAAGTGTGGAGAACATCCGCGAGGTCCGCGTCAACGGTACCGTGCGCTATGTCCTGGCGGACTTCTCCCAATATCTCGGCAGCATCTACTGGATCAGGCTGGAGATCTACAAGCGCAAGTATTTCGTCAAGTTCTTGAACAACTTCATCAACCAGATCACGCCCTTCTTCCTGTTCTCCATCGGCGGCTATCTGGTGCTCGACGGCGACATGACCATCGGCGCGCTGGTGGCGGCGCTGTCCGCCTTCAAGGATCTGACGGCGCCCTGGAAGGAGCTGCTCGACTATTACCAGAACATGATCGACGCCCAGATCAAGTACGAGCAGATCGCCGAGCAGTTCTCTCCCCCCTTCCTGTTCGACTGGACCCCGCCGTCGCCCGCCACGCCCGCCGACCTCAAGGCGCCTCTGCGGCTGGAGGCGGTGACCTGGGCCAACGAATATGGCGACCGCATGCTGCAACGCCTGTCGCTGGAGGTGGCGCCCGGCGCCCTGGTCGGCATCGCCGGCACCAACGCGCTGGCGCTGCGCCGTCTGGCCGAGGTGCTGGTGCGGCTGTCGCCGCCGACCTCCGGCCGCATCGCCATCGGCGACCGCCCGCTGGACGAGCTGCCGCTGGAGCTGCTCGGCCGCCGCATGGCCTATGCCGGGCCGGAGCCGCGCATGTTCACCGGCAGCATGATGCAGAACATGACCTACGGCCTGCGCCACCGCCCGCCGGCCGACGATCCGGAAACCATGTCCCCCGCCCGCCGGCGCGAGATCGTCGAGGCCGAGGCGTCCGGCAACTCGGCCGACAGCATGGACGGGATCTGGACCGATTTCGCCATGATCGGCGCCACCGACTGGACCAGCCTGCGCCCCTGGTTCATGCAATGCCTGGCCGCCACCGGCGGCGAGGCCGCCGTCTACCAGCGCGGCCTGCGCGAGGTGTTCGACCCCGACGATTATCCCTTCGTCGCCCAGCCGCTGCTGCGCGCCCGCCACTGGCTGCGCGACGCGATCAGCGAACGCGGCATGGACGCGCTGCTGGCCCGCTTCGAACGCGACCAGTTCAACCCCTATGCCAGCCTTGCCGAGAACATGCTGGCGGGCCTGCCCGACGGCAAGCGGCTGACCGTCGCCCGCATGGTCTGCAACCCCACCATCCGCGACCTGATGGAGACGCACGGGCTGTGGGACTCCGCCGTGCGCCTCGGCCGCCGCTTCGCCATGCGGGTGGTGGCGGTCTACCGCGACAGCGCCGACGGCGACGTCATGATCATGCGCTACCCGCACATCGACGACGCCCTGTTCGAGGAGCTGGTCGAGGCGGTGACGCGGCTGAAGCGCCGCTCCGAACGGCCGCAGCGCCGCCACCAGGAGGCGGATACGCTGCTGTTCGCCACCATGTTCCTGATGATCGTGCCCAAGCGCGACGGCATGGGCTTCGTGCCCCCGGCCGAGCGCGAGGCGATCATGGCGATCCGCCACCGCCTGCTCGACGACATGCCGCACGAGCTGCGCGACAAGGTCGCCGTCTTCCATCCCGACCTCTACCACCCGCGCCTGAACGTGATGGACAATCTGCTGTTCGGCCGCATCACCACCGAGGATCCGCGCGCCATCACCCAGCTCCGCGCCCTGGTCGACGAGGCGCTGGAACGCACCGACGCCCGCGCCTTCGTGCTGATCCTGGTGGCGCTGGGCGAGGTCGGCATCGGCGGCTCGCTGCTGCCGATCAGCGTGCGCCAGCGGGTCCAGCTGATCCGCGGGCTGATGAAGAAGCCCGACATCTTCGTCATCTACCAGGCGCTCAACAGCTACGACCCGGAGGAGCGGCTGCGCATCTTCCGCAGCATGAAGGAGCTGCTGCCGACCATGACGATGATCGTGCTGGAGGAGCGGATCACCGACGATCCGGCCTTCGACGCGCTCTACGACCTGGAGGACGGCCGGCTGGTCCGGCGCGGCCAGCACGGCGCCGACCATGACGAGGACACCATGCCCGGCGAGGCGGAGGGGATGGACGAGCCGGCGCTGCGCCTGCTGTCGCGCTCCCCGGTCTTCTCCGACCTGCCGGAAATGGTTCTGCGCCGCCTGCTGAGCGCGTCGGACTGGCGCACGGTGGCGGCCGGCGACTTCATCTACCGCAGCGGCGAGCAGTCGGATTACGTCTTCGTCCTGGCGGAGGGGGAGGGGGAGCAGGTGCGGCTGATGCCCGACGGCCAGCCGCCGCTGCACATCGCCTACATCAAGCCGCCGGAGGTGATCGGCGAACTGGAACTGCTGGCCGGCGTGCGGCGTTTCTCCAGCTTCCGGGCTCGCAGCGACGTGCGTCTGCTGCGGCTGGACGGAGCGACCATGATGCGCCAGCTCTCCTCGACGCCGGACCTGCCGATGCGGGTGATCCGGCAGATCGGCAAGCGCCTGACCAGCGAGGCGCCGTCCGGCGCGACGCCCGCGACCCAAATCCCTCTCCCGCCCCGGGAGAGGGAAGGGGCCCAAGCGGAGCTTGGGAAGGGTGAGGGGTGA
- a CDS encoding class I SAM-dependent methyltransferase: MAADAGGGERMAERMAERMAERMAERMGKAEGRSLLDRMIDRMTVQRDALAWAERAVAGRNGMVLEVGLGKGRTFDHLRHLFPPRDILVFDMWVRVPPELTPDEDRLFVGDFQQTMPAAAERFGRCARLAHADFGSTDRNHDAEQAAWLAPLIDALMLPGGVVLSDRPLRRPNWTPLDLPADDRWPYHAWRVEA; the protein is encoded by the coding sequence ATGGCGGCCGATGCTGGTGGTGGCGAACGCATGGCCGAACGCATGGCCGAACGCATGGCCGAACGAATGGCCGAGCGAATGGGCAAGGCGGAAGGCCGGTCCCTGCTCGACCGGATGATCGACCGGATGACGGTGCAGCGCGACGCGCTGGCCTGGGCGGAGCGCGCCGTCGCCGGCCGCAACGGCATGGTGCTGGAGGTGGGACTGGGCAAGGGCCGCACCTTCGACCATCTGCGCCACCTGTTCCCGCCGCGCGACATCCTGGTCTTCGACATGTGGGTCCGCGTGCCGCCGGAACTGACCCCGGACGAGGATAGGCTGTTCGTCGGCGACTTCCAGCAGACCATGCCGGCGGCGGCGGAGCGCTTCGGCCGCTGCGCCCGGCTGGCCCATGCCGATTTCGGCAGCACCGACCGCAACCATGACGCCGAACAGGCGGCGTGGCTGGCGCCGTTGATCGATGCGCTGATGTTGCCCGGCGGCGTCGTCCTGTCCGACCGGCCGTTGCGGCGTCCCAACTGGACCCCGCTCGATCTTCCGGCCGACGACCGCTGGCCTTACCATGCCTGGAGGGTGGAGGCCTGA
- a CDS encoding filamentous hemagglutinin N-terminal domain-containing protein → MNGSGVFGGAAVRWDGASRRSALRHSTALAGAARLAILTAMLAAPLPSPALANPAGGVVTDGSAAIQSSAPGRLDIVQSTSKAVIDWRRFGIAESEHTNFQQPDAGSITLNRVTGPDPSAIMGRLTANGQVWLVNPNGILFGPNARVDVGGLVATTHDIRNDDFMAGRYSFEGRPGSTATVENEGAITVAQAGLAALVAPGVANRGTIQARMGEVTLASGRRFVVDLFGDQKINIAVDAKTDARPVGADGKPVDALVSNSGRIFADGGRVQMTASAAKGLVDRVVNMSGTIQARRVEQQGGDIVLLGDGGDVEISGSLDATGTLTGSGAGQTGGSVTVSGTRTALTATARVDASGTAGGGEVLIGGDVRGGTASAATLAGYGIRPARKPVPPSSETQVAQGAVIAADATRTGRGGKVVVWADGDTRFDGAISARAISDRAISDHGGSPGADGASGGGFVETSGKLTLRVRGSVDAGAGQGGGKGGSWLLDPSNITVAASGGTITADTIQATLNGGTSVRLETSKSGGDDGDITVNQAIRKTAGGDASLTLLAYRNIFINNDITSSAGALNLTLNSATNSATNSSSKGMVQVIGRSESGPLSINTNGGALIVGGGSDPTKAPAIGLYGDYSPEANRVGVAINNAIVRTGAGAITINGTGGENNVEGNHGITLTDSRLETTTGSITLNGTGGRGLNYGGNNGVVMSDSVLQTTGGAVAMTVQEGSGESRTQKNYALTMDSLSGISVLGDGDITIQPTLNSSGDIALNGVTLRNGAAPLIIESGGNLLLDVGAGTGSSPGTGASLTSRGDVMLRAAAGVSLTQAQITTSGTAVKLNSNVFQQVGSITLSDSTISTSGGAITLGGGNDPTQTAAKGDFNYLSGVRLNNSTLTSSGGAISIRGEGPDSPSGGLSVASGVTIDGTSTLSSGNGTIAIIGKSASTNGSNAGLMLSSGTNGGPIIRSSSTAATAITMTGDASTANAESAWGVRIQGTAEVSSPGGITITGKAGTSSTSDEVAGIGLEAFTSDKIRITASAGLVTLDGTAGTGKLATALYTNGDVVVSSTPPSPPPPPPPPPPPPPPPPPPPPPPPPPPPPPPPPPPVVVPTDVPTSPPPPPPPPPPPPPPPPPPPPPPPPPPPPVVVPSTDVPTIPPATSSTTSATTGAGSGAGDGTNTTGTTAGGQPSAASGAAQVLQRVAQIAATPTTATDTAVTNTTTAATASTNTATGPTSPPPPPPPPAPATVMLPSGRSVSFTAQATEAYSSGATLWQPGPQLLAAPQVQAAANSLIQAAGGGGMVQAVATLATGPLSLPEQRAALAIVPVPTLIGGLTASNDPVAVRIGGILQNSAEGRPGGYAQVRATVTQANLPPGVARTYLAMVQRVEREQRTQAFAGAIRQLVADPAAADMFARPDPSSAPPSLQQARGGRTRGGTMTLRGIVADSANLAEARVNGRWVFIDEQGQFRTSIPVEPGATEATLTMTDEAGRTTEKRIAIDTASAAPDQAAPPKPRKIALMIAVESYRDGAIPALATPDADVKAVSGALNAHLGYETRMLRNPTKAQIGEALRKLGREVGEQDQVMVYYAGHGYELAETGTGYWLPADAETTSARNWVSNNDIGRFLSRMPAKHVMVVSDSCYSGAFTKEQKVDASRLANETDIRQRRSVMALSSGGDEPVADGEVNSPFAVALKKRVQALPKDSSGYSLYQQVRQDVTSEAPQTPQYGVIRTAGYDEGGDFILDLPDRAMN, encoded by the coding sequence ATGAACGGATCGGGTGTGTTCGGCGGGGCGGCGGTCCGGTGGGACGGAGCGTCGCGTCGGTCGGCGCTGCGCCACAGCACGGCATTGGCCGGGGCGGCAAGGCTGGCGATCCTCACCGCCATGCTTGCGGCCCCCCTGCCCAGCCCGGCGCTGGCCAACCCCGCGGGCGGCGTGGTCACCGACGGCAGCGCCGCCATCCAATCCAGCGCTCCGGGCCGGCTCGACATCGTCCAATCGACATCCAAGGCGGTGATCGACTGGCGGCGCTTCGGCATCGCCGAGAGCGAACACACCAATTTCCAGCAGCCCGATGCCGGCTCCATCACGCTCAACCGCGTCACCGGCCCCGACCCGTCGGCGATCATGGGGCGGCTGACCGCCAACGGCCAGGTCTGGCTGGTCAACCCCAACGGCATCCTGTTCGGGCCGAACGCCCGCGTCGATGTCGGCGGGCTGGTCGCCACCACCCATGACATCCGCAACGACGACTTCATGGCCGGCCGCTACAGCTTCGAAGGCCGCCCCGGCTCCACCGCGACGGTGGAGAATGAGGGCGCCATCACCGTGGCGCAGGCCGGGCTGGCGGCCCTGGTCGCCCCCGGCGTCGCCAACCGCGGCACCATCCAGGCCCGCATGGGCGAGGTGACGCTGGCATCCGGCCGGCGCTTCGTCGTCGACCTGTTCGGCGACCAGAAGATCAACATCGCGGTGGACGCCAAGACCGACGCGCGGCCGGTCGGCGCCGACGGCAAGCCGGTCGATGCCCTGGTCAGCAACAGCGGCCGGATCTTCGCCGACGGCGGCCGGGTTCAGATGACGGCAAGCGCCGCCAAGGGGCTGGTCGACCGCGTCGTCAACATGTCCGGCACGATCCAGGCCCGCCGGGTGGAACAGCAGGGCGGCGACATCGTCCTGCTGGGCGACGGCGGCGATGTCGAGATTTCCGGCAGCCTGGACGCCACCGGAACCCTCACCGGAAGCGGCGCCGGCCAGACCGGCGGCTCGGTGACGGTGTCGGGCACCCGCACGGCGCTGACCGCCACCGCGCGCGTCGACGCCTCCGGCACCGCCGGGGGCGGGGAGGTGCTGATCGGCGGTGACGTGCGGGGCGGCACGGCATCGGCCGCCACGCTGGCCGGCTACGGCATCCGGCCGGCGCGCAAGCCGGTGCCGCCCTCCAGCGAAACACAGGTGGCGCAGGGGGCCGTCATCGCCGCCGACGCCACCCGGACCGGCAGGGGAGGGAAGGTCGTCGTCTGGGCCGACGGCGACACCCGCTTCGACGGCGCCATCTCCGCCCGCGCCATCTCCGACCGCGCCATCTCCGACCACGGCGGCTCGCCCGGCGCGGACGGCGCATCCGGCGGCGGCTTCGTCGAAACCTCGGGCAAGCTGACGCTGCGGGTGCGCGGCAGCGTGGACGCCGGGGCGGGGCAGGGCGGGGGTAAAGGCGGCTCCTGGCTGCTCGACCCGTCCAACATCACGGTGGCGGCGTCGGGCGGCACCATCACCGCCGACACCATCCAGGCCACGCTCAATGGCGGAACCAGCGTCAGGCTGGAAACCAGCAAGAGCGGCGGGGATGACGGCGACATCACCGTCAACCAGGCCATCCGGAAAACGGCGGGGGGCGATGCCTCGCTGACCCTGCTGGCCTATCGCAACATCTTCATCAACAATGACATCACCTCCAGTGCGGGGGCCCTGAACCTGACGCTGAATTCCGCCACCAACTCCGCCACCAACTCCAGCAGCAAGGGGATGGTCCAGGTGATCGGACGGAGCGAAAGCGGGCCCCTGTCCATCAACACCAACGGCGGCGCCCTCATCGTCGGCGGCGGTTCCGACCCGACGAAGGCCCCGGCGATCGGGCTTTACGGGGATTACTCGCCCGAAGCCAACCGGGTGGGCGTGGCGATCAACAATGCCATCGTCAGGACGGGGGCCGGCGCCATCACCATCAACGGGACGGGCGGAGAGAATAACGTCGAAGGCAACCACGGTATCACGCTGACCGACAGCCGCCTGGAAACGACGACCGGCTCCATCACCCTGAACGGGACAGGCGGACGGGGCCTGAATTACGGCGGCAACAACGGCGTGGTGATGTCCGACTCGGTGTTGCAGACCACCGGCGGCGCGGTCGCCATGACCGTGCAGGAAGGCAGCGGCGAAAGCCGCACCCAGAAGAACTATGCCCTCACCATGGACAGCCTCTCCGGCATCTCGGTGCTGGGCGACGGCGACATCACCATCCAGCCCACCCTCAATTCCAGCGGCGACATCGCGCTGAACGGCGTGACCCTGCGCAATGGAGCCGCCCCGCTCATCATCGAGTCCGGCGGCAATCTCCTGCTGGACGTCGGCGCCGGCACCGGGAGCAGCCCCGGCACCGGCGCCAGCCTGACCTCCCGCGGCGATGTGATGCTGAGGGCCGCCGCGGGGGTGTCCCTGACGCAAGCCCAAATCACGACCAGCGGGACGGCGGTGAAGCTGAACAGCAACGTCTTCCAGCAGGTCGGCAGCATCACCCTGTCCGACAGCACCATCTCGACCTCCGGCGGCGCCATCACGCTCGGCGGCGGCAACGATCCGACCCAGACGGCGGCCAAAGGCGATTTCAACTACCTGTCTGGCGTGAGACTCAACAACAGCACGCTCACCTCCTCCGGCGGCGCCATCTCCATTCGCGGCGAGGGCCCCGACTCGCCGAGCGGCGGCCTCAGCGTCGCGAGCGGCGTCACGATCGACGGAACCTCGACCCTCTCCTCCGGCAACGGAACGATCGCCATCATCGGCAAGTCGGCGTCCACGAACGGCAGCAATGCCGGCCTGATGCTCAGCTCCGGAACCAATGGCGGGCCGATCATCCGCTCCAGCTCCACCGCCGCAACCGCGATCACGATGACCGGCGACGCCAGCACGGCGAACGCGGAGAGCGCCTGGGGAGTCAGGATCCAGGGCACGGCGGAGGTCTCTTCGCCCGGCGGCATCACCATCACCGGCAAGGCCGGCACATCCTCCACCTCCGACGAGGTCGCCGGTATCGGCCTGGAAGCCTTCACCAGCGACAAAATCCGCATCACCGCGAGCGCCGGGCTGGTCACCCTGGACGGAACGGCTGGCACTGGCAAGCTCGCTACCGCGCTCTACACCAATGGCGACGTGGTGGTCAGTAGCACACCTCCGTCACCGCCACCGCCGCCACCGCCGCCACCACCTCCGCCGCCGCCACCACCTCCTCCACCTCCACCTCCACCTCCACCTCCACCTCCACCGCCACCGCCACCGCCGGTGGTGGTGCCGACGGATGTCCCGACCTCGCCGCCGCCACCGCCGCCACCACCTCCGCCGCCACCTCCGCCGCCACCTCCGCCGCCACCTCCGCCGCCACCTCCGCCGCCGCCGGTGGTGGTGCCGTCGACGGACGTCCCGACCATCCCCCCCGCGACGTCCTCCACGACATCGGCGACGACCGGGGCCGGCAGCGGGGCAGGCGACGGAACGAACACGACCGGCACCACGGCGGGCGGCCAACCCTCCGCGGCGAGCGGCGCGGCGCAGGTGCTGCAAAGGGTGGCGCAGATCGCGGCCACTCCGACAACCGCCACGGATACGGCGGTCACCAATACGACCACCGCCGCGACGGCCTCGACCAACACCGCCACCGGCCCGACCTCACCGCCGCCGCCACCGCCGCCACCAGCCCCGGCGACGGTCATGCTGCCGTCCGGCCGCTCCGTCAGCTTCACGGCGCAAGCGACGGAGGCCTACAGTTCCGGCGCGACCCTATGGCAGCCGGGTCCGCAGCTTCTCGCGGCTCCCCAGGTCCAGGCGGCGGCCAATTCGCTGATCCAGGCGGCCGGCGGCGGCGGCATGGTCCAGGCGGTGGCAACCCTTGCGACCGGCCCCCTCTCGCTGCCCGAACAGCGGGCGGCGCTGGCCATCGTTCCCGTTCCGACCCTGATCGGCGGGCTGACCGCCAGCAACGATCCGGTGGCCGTGCGCATCGGCGGCATCCTGCAAAACAGCGCGGAGGGCCGGCCCGGCGGCTACGCCCAGGTGCGCGCGACGGTGACCCAGGCCAACCTGCCGCCGGGGGTCGCCCGCACCTACCTCGCCATGGTGCAGCGGGTGGAGCGCGAACAGCGCACCCAGGCCTTCGCCGGCGCGATCCGCCAGCTGGTGGCCGATCCGGCGGCGGCGGACATGTTCGCCCGGCCCGACCCCTCGTCGGCGCCGCCCAGCCTGCAACAGGCGCGCGGCGGCCGTACCCGCGGCGGCACCATGACCCTGCGCGGCATCGTCGCCGACAGCGCCAATCTGGCCGAGGCGCGGGTCAACGGCCGCTGGGTCTTCATCGACGAGCAGGGCCAGTTCCGCACCAGCATCCCGGTGGAGCCGGGGGCGACCGAAGCCACCCTGACCATGACCGACGAGGCGGGCAGGACGACCGAGAAGCGCATCGCCATCGACACCGCGAGCGCCGCCCCCGATCAGGCCGCCCCGCCCAAGCCGCGCAAGATCGCCCTGATGATCGCGGTGGAGAGCTACCGCGACGGCGCCATCCCGGCGCTCGCCACCCCCGACGCCGACGTCAAGGCGGTGTCCGGCGCGCTGAACGCCCATCTCGGCTATGAGACGCGGATGCTGCGCAACCCGACCAAGGCGCAGATCGGCGAGGCGCTGCGCAAACTCGGCCGCGAGGTCGGCGAACAGGATCAGGTGATGGTCTATTACGCCGGCCACGGCTATGAGCTGGCGGAGACCGGCACCGGCTATTGGCTGCCGGCCGATGCCGAGACGACCAGCGCCCGCAACTGGGTGTCGAACAACGACATCGGCCGCTTCCTCAGCCGCATGCCGGCCAAGCATGTGATGGTGGTGTCGGACAGCTGCTATTCCGGCGCCTTCACCAAGGAACAGAAGGTCGACGCCAGCCGCCTCGCCAACGAGACGGACATCCGGCAACGACGCTCGGTCATGGCCCTGTCGTCCGGCGGCGACGAGCCGGTCGCCGACGGCGAGGTGAATTCGCCCTTCGCGGTGGCGCTGAAGAAACGGGTGCAGGCCCTGCCGAAGGACAGCAGCGGCTACAGCCTTTACCAGCAGGTCCGGCAGGACGTGACCAGCGAGGCGCCGCAGACCCCGCAATATGGCGTGATCCGCACCGCCGGCTATGACGAGGGCGGCGACTTCATCCTGGATCTGCCCGACCGCGCGATGAACTGA